A region from the Aegilops tauschii subsp. strangulata cultivar AL8/78 chromosome 5, Aet v6.0, whole genome shotgun sequence genome encodes:
- the LOC109739112 gene encoding diacylglycerol kinase 1 → MYRMALPSWSDISAYLSEYWSVIAATVIFALVGGVTIYYTINQLNKNISLSLMKAIRARAKKYKKLKDKVPAASHIWRKELGSRSKGLKCCVCLKSVSPPQYLGGTIHECDICGATAHPSCSGNAHKDCKCVSMVGLDHVIHQWAVQWIDTADRSEEDSFCCYCDESCSGAFLAGSPIWYCMWCQRIVHVDCHNNLAKETGDVCDLGPLKRLILSPLCVKELHRTGATGLFSSITSGANELASTVRETIRIRSKRYKKDIGSSQPESPGTAEPQSDTDGDSEGSNTTAKRDDHVNGKLHEVHQSTESEKDKQFIADNAASRPNGQHEMSHAQNNQKYEIVDVPSDSRPLLVFINKRSGAQSGDSLRQRLQILLNPLQVFELGKHQGPEVGLSLFRKVPHFKILVCGGDGTAGWVLDAIEKQKFEAPPPVAILPAGTGNDLARVLSWGGGLGVVEKRGGLFSVLKDVEHAAVTVLDRWKITIKDNQGKLMCSPKFMNNYFGVGCDAKVALDIHNLREENPERFYSQFMNKVLYAKEGAKNIMDNMFYYFPWEVKLEIDGSNIEIPQDAEGILVANIRSYMGGVDLWKNEDSVSDTFQPQSMHDKTLEVVSFTGMLHLGRLQVGLSRAQRLAQGHHIKIEITTPMPIQVDGEPWSQEPCTIEVSHHAQAFMLKRVSEEPISHAASIMADILENAENSGTISASQKSALLQEIASRLL, encoded by the exons ATGTACAGGATGGCGCTTCCTAGCTGGAGTGACATTTCGGCCTACCTGTCAGAGTATTGGTCTGTCATAGCTGCTACTGTCATCTTTGCATTGGTAGGTGGCGTGACAATTTATTATACCATCAATCAGTTGAACAAAAACATCAGCTTGAGCTTGATGAAAGCTATCAGAGCTAGGGCAAAGAAGTACAAGAAACTGAAAGACAAGGTCCCTGCCGCTTCCCACATTTGGAGGAAAGAACTTGGCTCTCGCAGTAAAGGTCTGAAATGCTGTGTATGCTTGAAGTCTGTTTCACCGCCACAGTATTTGGGGGGGACTATCCATGAGTGTGATATTTGTGGTGCCACTGCACATCCGAGTTGCTCAGGAAATGCACACAAAGATTGCAAATGCGTTTCTATGGTTGGTCTTGACCATGTCATTCACCAGTGGGCTGTCCAGTGGATTGACACAGCAGATCGCTCTGAAGAAGACTCATTCTGTTGCTACTGTGATGAATCTTGCAGTGGAGCTTTTCTTGCAGGGTCTCCAATTTGGTACTGTATGTGGTGTCAACGGATAGTGCATGTTGATTGCCACAACAACTTGGCCAAGGAAACTGGTGATGTCTGTGACTTAGGCCCATTGAAACGGTTGATACTATCACCTCTGTGTGTCAAGGAGCTTCATAGGACAGGTGCAACAGGACTTTTCAGTTCTATCACAAGTGGGGCTAATGAATTGGCTTCCACTGTGCGGGAGACGATTAGAATTCGTAGCAAAAGGTACAAAAAGGACATTGGTTCTTCTCAGCCAGAGAGCCCTGGGACTGCCGAGCCACAATCTGATACTGACGGAGACTCAGAAGGatcaaacaccactgctaagagaGATGATCATGTCAATGGTAAACTTCATGAAGTGCATCAAAGCACTGAATCGGAAAAAGATAAACAGTTCATAGCGGATAACGCTGCTAGCAGGCCAAATGGCCAACATGAGATGTCCCATGCCCAGAATAATCAAAAATATGAAATTGTGGACGTGCCTTCTGATTCTAGGCCATTGCTAGTTTTCATTAACAAGAGAAGTGGTGCCCAGAGTGGCGATTCACTGAGACAGCGCCTGCAGATCCTTCTTAATCCTTTACAG GTATTTGAGTTGGGCAAGCATCAAGGACCAGAAGTTGGTTTATCTTTGTTTCGGAAGGTACCTCACTTCAAAATTCTTGTTTGTGGTGGTGATGGCACGGCTGGTTGGGTTTTGGATGCCATTGAGAAACAAAAGTTTGAAGCGCCACCTCCCGTAGCCATCCTTCCAGCTGGTACTGGCAACGATCTTGCGAGGGTTTTGTCTTGGGGTGGTGGTCTTGGTGTTGTTGAAAAGCGGGGAGGTTTATTCTCAGTTTTGAAAGATGTCGAGCATGCGGCAGTTACTGTTCTGGACAGATGGAAGATCACTATAAAGGACAATCAAGGGAAGCTCATGTGTTCACCAAAATTTATGAACAATTACTTTG GGGTTGGTTGTGATGCAAAGGTTGCTCTAGATATCCACAACCTGAGGGAGGAAAACCCTGAACGGTTTTATAGCCAG TTCATGAATAAAGTGCTTTATGCAAAAGAAGGCGCAAAGAATATCATGGATAACATGTTCTATTATTTTCCTTGGGAAGTCAAGCTTGAGATAGATGGATCCAACATTGAAATTCCTCAG GATGCCGAAGGTATCCTTGTGGCCAACATCCGGAGCTACATGGGAGGGGTTGACCTGTGGAAGAATGAGGATAGTGTCTCTGACACTTTCCAACCTCAATCCATGCATGACAAGACGCTGGAAGTAGTTAGCTTCACAGGAATGCTGCATCTTGGAAGGCTGCAG GTAGGGCTTTCTCGCGCGCAAAGGTTGGCTCAAGGGCATCATATAAAGATTGAGATCACTACTCCGATGCCCATCCAAGTCGATGGAGAGCCATGGTCTCAGGAGCCATGCACCATAGAAGTTTCTCATCATGCCCAG GCCTTCATGCTGAAGAGAGTCTCCGAAGAGCCTATAAGCCACGCCGCGTCCATAATGGCCGACATCCTGGAGAACGCCGAGAACAGCGGTACCATCTCAGCCTCGCAGAAGAGTGCTCTGCTTCAGGAGATAGCGTCTAGGCTTTTGTAG
- the LOC109739110 gene encoding uncharacterized protein — protein sequence MDESNSNITKMLESLLAKMDEQKAAHDKQIEVQAAFNAQISQDVPGLARQIDLTQVDVDATRKMVEGSASPSGSITTVLHQPAAPQQSPPPPPPPPHSPCLATDPGRPASAHACLADHCPPLIPVAPHGGFVAPGAIPSPTTGYNSNDYHKPPKHDFPRFDGSAPYLWLDRCLAYFELYKVAPHNWVATPALYIEGQAAHWLQAFRQTHRGITWESFTAAVLTEFGADEFEVVMHKLLQLRQTTSVAEYRAAFDEQMYHLLALDPSINTKFFVTQFILGLKDELRAPEEELGTTRARPRITPAGRPPPAPTPPQPRVAAPSRAPTDDYARERQLRDYRRANNLCFKCGDRFSREHRCAQPAQLLAINVGDHGEVLSDDTIHALQLLDDPGPAAQPAAPPGDAPECCLLSSHALDDTDSATTIRLRALVGNQVMLLLLDSGSSHSFVNKSFVDRLGLQTEEMPRVDVRVANGDRLTCNRIVPELKWWMQGHTFATPMRDLDIGAYDGILGMDWLAQHIPMTCHWQDKWVKFTHDGEEVTLRGAPTKASTTLKAIKLDELRKMIAGNDVWAMAMVDTCGRAPPPRCKCASQTPLVDLLEEFADVFAAPQGLPPHRQYDHAVTLVEGAVPANTCPYRYWLLQKDEIERQVKEMLDAGIITHSVSPYAAPVLLVKKKDGTWRFCVDYRRLNDATIKNKFSLPIVDELLDELAGAAVFSKLDLRAGYHQIRMREEDEAKTAFKTHHGHFQFRVMPFGLTNALATFQCLMNAIFSKYVRKFVIIFLDDILVFSETMEEHIEHLRLVFELLRAHQLFVKESKCSFACDHIDYLGHVISKEGVATDKDKTQAMEQWPTPTNATELRGFLGLTGYYRKFVPHYDIIAKPLTQLLTKKGFAWSEQAQAAFERLKIAMTTTLVLALPNFDKPFSIEIDACDTGVGGVLVHEGHPVAFFSKALGVHNQKLSTYEKEFLAVMMAIDKWRPYLQRGPFDILTDH from the exons ATGGACGAGAGCAACAGCAACATCACCAAGATGCTCGAGTCCCTCCTCGCCAAGATGGATGAGCAGAAAGCGGCCCACGACAAGCAGATCGAGGTCCAGGCTGCCTTCAACGCACAGATCTCGCAGGATGTGCCCGGCCTCGCCCGGCAGATCGATCTGACCCAGGTCGACGTCGACGCAACTCGCAAGATGGTGGAGGGCTCTGCATCGCCATCGGGCTCGATCACAACTGTGCTTCACCAGCCCGCCGCCCCACAACAATccccaccaccgcccccgccgcctccgcaCTCACCGTGCTTGGCCACCGATCCAGGCCGCCCTGCGTCCGCCCACGCGTGCCTCGCCGACCATTGCCCACCGTTGATTCCGGTGGCTCCTCATGGCGGATTCGTCGCTCCAGGGGCCATTCCCTCTCCGACAACGGGCTACAACAGCAACGACTACCACAAGCCACCGAAGCACGATTTCCCTCGGTTCGACGGCTCCGCACCGTACCTGTGGTTGGATCGCTGCCTGGCGTACTTCGAGCTCTACAAGGTCGCGCCACACAACTGGGTGGCCACCCCAGCTCTGTATATCGAAGGCCAGGCCGCGCATTGGCTACAGGCATTTCGTCAAACACATCGCGGCATCACCTGGGAGTCGTTCACCGCCGCCGTGCTCACGGAGTTCGGCGCCGACGAGTTCGAGGTGGTCATGCACAAGCTGCTGCAACTTCGTCAAACCACCTCTGTCGCCGAGTACCGCGCGGCGTTCGACGAGCAAATGTATCACCTGCTCGCGCTCGACCCGTCCATCAACACAAAGTTCTTCGTCACCCAGTTCATTCTGGGCTTGAAGGACGAACTACGCGCGCCG GAGGAAGAGCTGGGCACTACGCGTGCACGCCCACGCATCACGCCCGCGGGCCGGCCTCCACCAGCGCCGACTCCACCACAGCCGCGCGTGGCCGCGCCCAGCCGCGCTCCAACGGACGACTACGCGCGCGAACGGCAGCTGCGCGACTACCGCCGCGCCAACAACTTATGCTTCAAGTGCGGCGACCGCTTCTCACGGGAGCACCGGTGCGCGCAACCGGCCCAGCTGCTCGCCATCAACGTCGGCGATCATGGGGAGGTGCTCTCCGACGACACCATCCATGCGCTGCAATTGCTCGACGACCCAGGGCctgcagcacagccggccgctcCTCCTGGTGACGCGCCCGAATGCTGCCTCCTCTCGTCGCACGCACTGGACGACACGGACTCGGCGACCACGATCCGCCTGCGCGCACTGGTGGGCAACCAAGTCATGTTGCTGCTACTCGATTCGGGTAGCTCGCACAGCTTCGTCAACAAGTCCTTCGTCGACCGCCTCGGATTGCAAACTGAAGAGATGCCGCGGGTGGACGTACGAGTTGCCAACGGTGACCGTCTCACCTGCAACCGTATCGTGCCCGAGCTCAAATGGTGGATGCAGGGGCACACGTTCGCCACACCGATGCGCGATCTGGACATTGGCGCGTACGATGGCATCCTGGGCATGGACTGGCTTGCCCAGCACATCCCCATGACATGCCACTGGCAAGACAAGTGGGTCAAGTTCACCCACGACGGCGAAGAGGTGACGCTCCGGGGCGCGCCCACCAAAGCGTCCACCACCCTCAAGGCGATCAAACTCGACGAGCTGCGCAAGATGATCGCGGGCAACGACGTCTGGGCCATGGCCATGGTGGACACGTGCGGGCGCGCACCGCCCCCACGGTGCAAGTGCGCTAGCCAGACGCCCCTCGTCGATCTCTTGGAGGAATTCGCCGACGTCTTCGCCGCTCCCCAGGGCCTGCCGCCACATCGCCAGTACGACCACGCCGTCACCCTGGTGGAGGGCGCAGTCCCCGCGAACACTTGTCCGTACCGCTACTGGCTGCTTCAGAAGGACGAAATCGAGCGGCAGGTCAAGGAAATGCTCGACGCCGGCATCATCACGCACAGCGTCAGTCCGTACGCCGCGCCGGTCCTCCTGGTCAAGAAGAAGGACGGGACGTGGAGGTTCTGCGTCGACTACCGTCGCCTGAATGATGCCACGATCAAAAACAAGTTCTCGCTCCCGATCGTCGATGAGCTCCTCGATGAACTCGCGGGCGCAGCAGTCTTCTCAAAGCTGGATCTCCGCGCGGGGTACCATCAGATTCGTATGCGCGAAGAGGACGAGGCCAAGACCGCGTTCAAGACGCACCACGGGCATTTCCAATTCAGGGTCATGCCGTTCGGCCTGACGAACGCTCTGGCGACCTTCCAATGCCTCATGAACGCCATATTCAGTAAGTATGTGCGCAAATTCGTGATCATTTTCCTTGACGACATCCTTGTCTTCAGTGAAACGATGGAAGAACACATCGAGCACCTCCGGCTCGTCTTCGAGCTCCTGCGGGCGCACCAACTATTCGTCAAGGAGAGCAAGTGCAGTTTTGCCTGCGACCACATCGACTaccttgggcatgtcatctccaaGGAGGGCGTGGCCACCGACAAGGACAAGACGCAGGCCATGGAACAGTGGCCAACGCCGACGAACGCCACCGAGCTGCGCGGGTTCTTGGGGCTCACCGGCTACTACCGGAAGTTCGTGCCGCACTACGACATCATTGCGAAGCCTCTCACGCAGCTCCTCACGAAGAAGGGCTTCGCCTGGAGCGAGCAGGCGCAAGCAGCGTTCGAACGGCTCAAGATCGCGATGACGACGACTCTAGTGCTCGCTCTGCCCAACTTCGACAAGCCGTTCTCCATCGAGATCGATGCGTGCGACACGGGCGTCGGGGGCGTGCTCGTGCATGAAGGCCACCCGGTCGCGTTCTTCAGCAAGGCGCTCGGCGTGCACAACCAGAAGCTCTCGACATACGAGAAGGAGTTCTTGGCGGTGATGATGGCGATCGACAAGTGGCGCCCCTACTTGCAGCGCGGCCCCTTCGACATCCTCACTGACCACTAG